A single genomic interval of Candidatus Jordarchaeales archaeon harbors:
- a CDS encoding 30S ribosomal protein S3ae: MSKERVKDKWITKKWFTVLAPAYFGNVEIGLTPADSPEKVIGRVIETTLYNITGDFSLIHVKIYFKIISVSGEVAQTEFYGHEFARDYLRSLIRRGTSKVDGIFDVTTKDGRALRVYPVAFTVNRIKTSQEKAIRKIMEEVVKRKAEQLNYGEFAQEAVLGKIASEIYNLAKKIVPLRKCEIWKTKPIKARAKIGEVPQVEEAQAAT; encoded by the coding sequence ATGAGCAAAGAGCGCGTGAAAGATAAATGGATTACCAAAAAATGGTTTACAGTTCTTGCACCTGCATATTTCGGGAATGTTGAAATAGGGTTAACCCCAGCTGATAGCCCGGAGAAGGTCATAGGCAGAGTGATCGAGACCACTTTGTACAACATCACTGGCGACTTCTCGCTAATTCACGTCAAAATATACTTTAAGATAATTAGTGTCTCAGGAGAGGTCGCCCAGACGGAGTTCTATGGACACGAGTTTGCCAGAGACTACTTAAGAAGTCTCATAAGAAGAGGAACTAGCAAGGTCGACGGAATCTTTGACGTTACAACCAAGGATGGACGAGCTCTACGAGTATACCCCGTAGCATTTACAGTTAACAGGATTAAAACGAGCCAAGAGAAAGCTATAAGAAAAATAATGGAAGAGGTTGTGAAAAGAAAAGCGGAACAGTTAAACTACGGCGAGTTTGCCCAAGAGGCCGTGCTCGGAAAAATAGCTTCCGAAATATACAACCTAGCTAAGAAAATAGTTCCTCTAAGAAAGTGCGAAATTTGGAAAACCAAGCCAATAAAAGCACGAGCAAAAATAGGTGAAGTGCCCCAGGTGGAGGAGGCACAAGCAGCAACCTAG